The sequence GCAGAAAGATCAGCCAGATTGTTCAGTATGCACAAAATCAGCACTCGCACGCTGACCTCCAGGGCTGCCGACAAGGGCAGGTCAAGGGCCATGACCCCGAACCGAGCTTGTTCACGGGACACTTACCCCAGCTGAATAGTTCACGGTTGCCCCGCTACTCCCCACGCTGGCTGGATGGGAGCTCGCCAGGCTATTCGGAATGCAGACAGGGAATCTTGGAGCAGGATACGCAAGGAGAATTTCGCCTGGGGGTGTTGGGAGCGGCTGCTAGCAGGTTTCGAGGTGGTGACATCCATTGGTCCACTGAGGAACTCACGCAAaggacagaaactcagctagcaaCAGGGAATCGCAGCATGGAGGCCAGGTGTCATAGGCACTACACCCAGGAGGAGTGTAAGTACAGCGCTGGCTGTTTGACATTTATATAATGTCCTTCACAACCCCACTAGGGTctgattgccaatcagaaaaagacccatttatgccaactctttgcttcctatctgttaaCCAGCTTTCGATCAATCtcgagacattacctgcaatcccatgtgctttaactttacattgtagtctgtcatgtgagaccttgttgaaagccttctgaaagtctaaatatacgacatccactggttctcctcggtcaacgctactagttacatcctcacaaaattccaatagattcatcaagcatgatttcccctgtgtaaatccatgctgactttgtctgattattaccactgccttccaaatgccgagttatgaaatccttgataatagactgtagcaacttccccagtaccgacgttaggctcactggtctatagttccctgttttctctcaacctccctttttgaatagcgggtttacattcgctaccctccaatctgtaggaactattccagagtccaaagaattttggaaaataaccgccAAAGGATCtaatatttccagggccacttccttaagtactctgaattgaagattatcaggacctggagatttatccaccttcaatcccatcaatttccccaaaaccgtaTCTCTTCCAATGTTGATTTcctgtagcgcgcaagaagcaatacttttcactgtatcccaatacatgtgggaatattaaatcaaatcaaagaaagcaACTGGGTTGTGGGACAGTGTTTGGCAAATGTAGGAAAAGTTGCCTCTAATCGACATTCAGTGGTCTTTTAATATTGTCCATGTGAAGTGTTGATTTGCAATGCTAAGCAGAGCTGAAAATTAACATTGGGACAGGAGACGGTGAGACAGCCATTTCGCCCTTTTGAGACTGACTCCATTATTCAGTTTGCTCACGATGatcttgactccatctacaccttTGGTTCCATATTCACTAAATCTTTTGCTTAACAAAAGTCTATCAATCTGAGTTTCTAAGGACAGCATTGGAAATTTCCTTGTGTGGCGGAAGTATTTCCTGACATAACTCTGAACAGCCCAGCTCTACTTTTAAGGCAATTTCCCAAACCCTTCTTCTTTTGGACTCCTTCCACCTTCCCCGGCTACctggacagcacggtagcacagtggttagcactgctgcttcacagctccagggacctgggttcgattcctggcttgggttactgtctgtgtggagtttgcacattctccttgtgtctgcgtgggtttcctccgggtgctccggtttcctcccacagtccaaagatgtgtgggttaggtcgattggccatgctaaaattgccccttagtgtcctgagatgcgtaggttagagggattagcgggtaaatgtgtagggatatgggggtagggcctgggtgggattgtggtcggtgcagactcgatgggccagatggcctctttctgcactgtgattcctccagccagaggaaacaatttacagtggttagcactgctgcttcactgcgccagggacccggggttcgattcctggcttgggtcactgtctgtgcggagtctgcacgttctacccgtgtctgcatgggattcctccgggtgctccagtttcctcccacagtccgaaagacgtgctggtcaggtgcattagccgtgctaaattctccctccgcatACCCGACtcgggattttcgcagtaacttcattgcagtgttaatgtaagcctacttgtgacactaataaacgaacattaaaaaacttttacttttttatcTGCCTGAACATTGTTGACAGGAAAGATATGttt is a genomic window of Mustelus asterias chromosome 17, sMusAst1.hap1.1, whole genome shotgun sequence containing:
- the c17h21orf91 gene encoding protein EURL homolog isoform X3 — protein: MRGHRECFEKFHLIANQELPRPKVSKSTYRDVKDILSRKISQIVQYAQNQHSHADLQGCRQGQVKGHDPEPSLFTGHLPQLNSSRLPRYSPRWLDGSSPGYSECRQGILEQDTQGEFRLGVLGAAASRFRGGDIHWSTEELTQRTETQLATGNRSMEARCHRHYTQEELSAMSVDDLVSLNEQLLKQIKVVFEDLAQELEKKDSLASELHVRYIAIEQLFKNRAKLPWLRVGRGGIKPSAPLDN
- the c17h21orf91 gene encoding protein EURL homolog isoform X2, translated to MGCGHHWQGVARTNLLHTESMRGHRECFEKFHLIANQELPRPKVSKSTYRDVKDILSRKISQIVQYAQNQHSHADLQGCRQGQVKGHDPEPSLFTGHLPQLNSSRLPRYSPRWLDGSSPGYSECRQGILEQDTQGEFRLGVLGAAASRFRGGDIHWSTEELTQRTETQLATGNRSMEARCHRHYTQEELSAMSVDDLVSLNEQLLKQIKVVFEDLAQELEKKDSLASELHVRYIAIEQLFKNRAKLPWLRVGRGGIKPSAPLDN